In one window of Mesoplodon densirostris isolate mMesDen1 chromosome 4, mMesDen1 primary haplotype, whole genome shotgun sequence DNA:
- the BMF gene encoding bcl-2-modifying factor, whose translation MEPPQCVEELEDDVFQPEDGEPGTQPGSLLSADLFAQSQLDCPLSRLQLFPLTHCCGPGLRPTSQEDKATQTLSPASPSQGVMLPCGVTEEPQRLFYGNAGYRLPLPAGFPAGLPLGEQPAEGQWQHRAEVQIARKLQRIADQFHRLHMQQHQQNRNRVWWQIVLFLHNLALNGDENRNGAGPR comes from the exons ATGGAGCCACCCCAGTGTGTGGAGGAGCTGGAGGATGATGTGTTCCAGCCAGAGGATGGGGAGCCGGGGACCCAGCCTGGGAGCTTGCTCTCTGCTGACCTGTTTGCCCAGAGCCAGCTGGACTGCCCCCTCAGCCGTCTGCAGCTCTTCCCTCTCACGCACTGCTGTGGCCCTGGGCTTCGACCCACCAGCCAGGAAGACAAGGCTACCCAGACTCTCAGTCCAGCCTCCCCAAGCCAGGGTGTCATGCTGCCTTGTGGGGTGACTGAGGAACCCCAGCGACTCTTTTATG GCAATGCCGGCTACCGGCTCCCCCTCCCTGCCGGTTTCCCTGCAGGCTTGCCCCTTGGTGAGCAGCCCGCTGAAGGGCAGTGGCAACATCGAGCAGAGGTACAGATTGCCCGAAAACTTCAGCGCATTGCAGACCAGTTCCATCGGCTTCATATGCAGCAA cacCAGCAGAACCGAAATCGCGTGTGGTGGCAGATCGTCCTCTTTCTGCACAACCTCGCTTTGAATGGAGATGAGAACAGGAATGGGGCAGGTCCCAGGTGA